A stretch of the uncultured Desulfobacter sp. genome encodes the following:
- the phnD gene encoding phosphate/phosphite/phosphonate ABC transporter substrate-binding protein, translating to MKLLKILTIAFVIYQIFTSYAISQINFGTLSIIDPSVLAQRMAPITVYLSNYLDDQISLKLGRDYKETMNKLVKGDLDIGFIGPAPYVKIKDHVEIVATLVSQGIPFFHSVIVVRKDTDIANLFDLAGKKFAFGSPSSTLSFYVPAYILHTHKVLSELEDYNFLGKHDRVAKHVILGKYDAGGIKESVYFQYQNYLKILHKSDPFYDFVVVVRKDFDPRLKRLLETALLNLKDPSVLSAFKPGATGFIKGQESNYEDIALIIEAVDRLYHKK from the coding sequence ATGAAGTTATTGAAAATCTTAACTATAGCTTTCGTAATATATCAGATTTTCACCTCGTATGCTATATCCCAGATTAACTTTGGCACACTTTCTATTATCGATCCATCTGTCCTTGCTCAAAGAATGGCGCCCATAACGGTTTATCTTTCAAATTATCTGGATGATCAGATTTCTCTTAAATTGGGCCGGGATTACAAAGAGACCATGAATAAGCTTGTGAAAGGCGATCTTGATATCGGGTTCATCGGTCCTGCACCGTATGTTAAAATCAAGGACCATGTGGAAATCGTGGCGACTTTGGTTTCACAGGGGATACCCTTTTTTCACAGCGTAATCGTTGTCAGAAAAGACACCGACATCGCGAATCTGTTTGATTTAGCTGGAAAGAAATTTGCTTTCGGGTCCCCTTCTTCGACCCTCTCTTTTTACGTGCCTGCCTATATCCTTCATACGCACAAGGTGTTGTCAGAACTGGAAGACTATAATTTTTTAGGTAAACACGACAGGGTGGCTAAACATGTGATTTTGGGAAAGTATGATGCCGGCGGCATTAAGGAGAGCGTGTATTTTCAATATCAAAATTATCTTAAAATTCTGCATAAAAGCGATCCGTTTTATGATTTTGTGGTAGTGGTCCGCAAAGATTTTGATCCACGTTTGAAACGCCTGCTTGAAACCGCATTGCTAAACCTCAAAGACCCTTCTGTTTTGAGTGCTTTTAAGCCCGGGGCCACCGGATTCATTAAAGGGCAAGAATCTAACTATGAAGATATAGCGCTCATCATTGAGGCCGTTGACCGATTGTATCACAAGAAATGA
- a CDS encoding PAS domain S-box protein has translation MKLRNFSILFILIIISFFILFQLLASEFIVKKGFQTFEDEHTRLQVNAAGRALNLKLANLDKLLIDWSNWDDSYDFVQTPTPEYVQSNLPIDTFRDQSLMCVVFQNIKRDVIYLQAVNQEGQFDKTLADKIFRQISMKYPSVAKSLDTQKGMLTFETGELVMIAKRPVLTSNASGPPMGTIMFVRVVSQAILDEIASLLGSKISLLPLYEKRDIWAKTIKAKVYIAHQDEQNCEGFGAILDIKGTPSMLMNVVTNPIFAQQGQNITNLFFSIFIAAILLFSLLGYFVLHKKVLKRLELLMQQISQQEATPKKAPPIFIKGNDEIHDLSVCINGMVERINRSKQAIFDKSEEVRRNEKFLNQLFNSIEAGAILIDPDTKIIVDINQYAQKITGYSKNEVVGHMCHKLTCPSEVNNCPLLDLKQSKDMSKRKLLLKDGSIIPVMKSAVFITKGTRMLLLETFVDISEAEHARQELEKTKKELEDKVEARTAYLRGIIDTAFNGIMVIDGRGFINEFSPAAQKIFGYTKEEILGKSINILMPEPYKSQHDTYLRNYLETGIAKIIGKQTVVPALRKDGSQFSMEVALDTDVVNGEPIFVAVMSDVTERIKVEEAVAKEQKRLKNILTTSPVGVVITVDGIVKFSNPSIAQMGFEFGQTAMDVYVDRQSRRHLIDILNKEGVALNFETQFRNKKGQVIDVLIFAHHYDDEGSQAILGWIIDITHRKAMENEIRESQARFQRLVEELGGRFVVFSHKPDGEILFMSEGASSVFGLGREHVQGQRWQDVINWLPGERKKAEETFRAFLQNDSTSHEIELSYIHTDGSKRILFVSEHAVLDAEGRLVTIDGIMEDITARKETEKVLAQAKEAAEEATRAKSDFLANMSHEIRTPMNAIIGLSYLALQGDLNEKQRGYIDKVHHSADYLLGILNDILDFSKIEAGKLNMEHTNFFLEDVFDHIADVVGLKAQEAGLQLMFDLPCTLPTALVGDPLRLGQVLVNLGNNAVKFTPKGEVVICVSVSKENEKSVTFRFAIRDTGIGMTEKQQKKLFQHFSQADTSITRKYGGAGLGLAISKKLTEMMGGRIWVESEPETGSTFFFTACFEKQPQAAQRFCPIKKAAPLHILVADGNATARSIFFEMLTGFGFTADLAESPEATSQFLKQQNNNRPYDIAIIDYGFSTTSGIEIARTMQANASSIHAPLVILLSAYNNVNLMHEAKDVDIIKTVLNKPVMPSTMFDSIIQIKEGKVRRESRLMRRQHEIIETTARLKTARVLIVEDNDINQDVAADLLTNHGIDFKIAENGQIALEMLEKDHFDGILMDCQMPVMDGYTATRKIREDKRFKDLPIIAMTANVMAGDREKTLAAGMNDHIGKPIRVQELFKALDKWIKPAMSMQPTPSKATEKNLGNIPGIDIAAGMETVQDNQELYVNLLRKFYDRYHDFEKQFNAARQEKDETAPMRCAHTLKGVAANIGAHGIKKKAETLESACNTHHLEQEIDQLLHDIVQALSPIMHKIAKFTAPPIAQTSPTIDETSTADSLIPEKTVHAIEKLQSMIDESDIGALQLVADVQKMPGMEQYAKRMSAVAGALENYDFDRAKLHIDNLNESVKNPNEAK, from the coding sequence GTGAAGCTACGTAACTTTTCCATATTGTTTATTCTTATCATTATATCCTTTTTCATTCTTTTTCAATTGCTTGCCTCGGAGTTTATCGTCAAAAAAGGATTCCAAACATTTGAGGATGAGCATACACGATTGCAGGTGAATGCTGCCGGACGCGCACTGAATCTGAAACTTGCGAATCTGGACAAACTGTTGATCGACTGGTCCAACTGGGATGATTCGTATGATTTCGTACAAACGCCAACTCCGGAATATGTCCAATCCAACCTTCCCATTGATACATTCCGAGACCAATCCCTGATGTGTGTGGTGTTTCAAAACATTAAAAGGGATGTCATTTACCTGCAAGCCGTTAATCAAGAAGGGCAGTTTGACAAAACCCTTGCCGATAAAATTTTTCGGCAGATCTCAATGAAATACCCATCTGTGGCTAAAAGCCTGGACACACAGAAAGGCATGCTCACTTTTGAAACCGGTGAACTGGTAATGATCGCGAAAAGACCGGTCTTAACCAGCAACGCATCCGGGCCTCCCATGGGCACCATCATGTTTGTCCGTGTTGTATCCCAGGCAATATTAGACGAAATCGCCTCATTGCTGGGTTCAAAAATTTCCCTCCTACCTTTGTATGAAAAAAGGGATATATGGGCCAAGACCATAAAAGCCAAGGTGTATATTGCACATCAAGACGAACAAAATTGCGAAGGATTTGGGGCCATATTAGATATCAAAGGCACCCCTTCAATGCTGATGAATGTCGTTACAAATCCAATATTTGCCCAACAAGGTCAAAACATAACAAATCTCTTTTTTTCAATTTTTATCGCTGCAATTTTACTGTTCAGTCTTTTGGGCTATTTTGTACTCCACAAAAAAGTTTTAAAACGCCTGGAATTGCTCATGCAGCAAATTTCCCAACAGGAAGCCACCCCCAAAAAAGCGCCTCCCATCTTTATCAAAGGCAATGACGAGATTCATGACTTAAGTGTTTGTATCAACGGCATGGTTGAACGGATTAACCGATCAAAACAAGCAATTTTTGACAAATCCGAAGAGGTGAGAAGAAACGAAAAGTTTCTCAATCAGTTGTTCAACTCCATAGAGGCGGGAGCGATATTGATTGACCCGGACACCAAAATTATTGTTGACATCAATCAATATGCCCAAAAAATTACAGGGTATTCAAAAAATGAAGTCGTGGGCCATATGTGCCACAAACTGACCTGCCCGTCCGAGGTGAACAATTGTCCTCTATTGGATTTAAAACAATCCAAAGACATGTCAAAAAGAAAGCTCTTACTCAAAGACGGCTCAATTATCCCGGTTATGAAGTCTGCCGTTTTTATAACCAAAGGTACCCGAATGCTGCTGCTTGAAACATTTGTAGACATCTCCGAGGCTGAGCATGCCAGACAGGAACTTGAAAAAACCAAAAAAGAGCTGGAGGATAAAGTTGAAGCGCGCACAGCCTACCTGCGCGGAATTATTGACACGGCCTTTAACGGCATCATGGTTATTGACGGCCGGGGCTTCATCAATGAATTCAGCCCGGCGGCTCAAAAAATATTCGGGTATACCAAAGAAGAAATTTTGGGTAAAAGCATTAACATACTCATGCCCGAACCGTACAAAAGCCAGCATGATACGTATCTTCGTAACTACCTTGAAACAGGTATTGCCAAAATTATCGGCAAACAGACAGTGGTACCGGCACTGAGAAAGGATGGATCTCAATTTTCCATGGAAGTTGCCCTCGACACGGATGTTGTCAATGGCGAACCGATATTTGTCGCCGTAATGAGTGATGTAACCGAACGTATCAAAGTGGAGGAAGCTGTTGCCAAAGAGCAGAAGCGGCTCAAAAACATATTAACCACCAGCCCTGTTGGTGTGGTTATCACCGTTGATGGTATTGTGAAATTCAGCAACCCAAGCATAGCTCAAATGGGCTTTGAATTTGGTCAAACGGCCATGGACGTTTATGTTGATCGCCAAAGCAGAAGACATCTGATTGATATACTTAACAAAGAGGGCGTGGCATTAAATTTCGAAACGCAGTTCCGCAATAAGAAGGGACAAGTCATCGATGTCCTGATATTCGCACACCACTATGATGATGAAGGCAGTCAGGCCATTTTAGGATGGATCATTGATATCACACATCGCAAAGCCATGGAAAACGAAATCCGGGAAAGCCAGGCCAGATTCCAGCGCCTGGTAGAAGAACTCGGGGGCAGGTTTGTCGTCTTCAGTCACAAACCGGACGGTGAAATATTATTTATGAGTGAAGGGGCAAGTTCCGTATTCGGTTTAGGCAGGGAGCATGTCCAGGGGCAACGATGGCAGGATGTCATCAACTGGCTGCCCGGCGAAAGAAAAAAAGCAGAAGAGACCTTCAGAGCGTTCCTGCAAAATGACTCGACATCACACGAAATAGAGCTTTCTTACATACATACGGATGGCAGCAAGCGAATTTTATTTGTTTCCGAACATGCCGTTCTGGATGCCGAGGGTCGATTGGTCACCATTGACGGCATCATGGAAGACATCACCGCCCGTAAAGAAACGGAAAAAGTACTGGCGCAAGCCAAAGAGGCGGCGGAAGAGGCTACCCGGGCAAAGTCAGATTTTCTGGCCAATATGTCCCACGAAATCCGAACACCCATGAATGCGATTATCGGTCTGTCATACCTGGCCCTGCAAGGAGACCTTAACGAAAAACAACGCGGCTATATCGATAAGGTACACCACTCGGCAGACTACCTTTTAGGCATTCTCAATGATATTCTGGATTTTTCCAAAATTGAAGCCGGCAAACTGAATATGGAACATACCAACTTTTTCCTGGAAGATGTATTTGATCATATTGCCGACGTCGTGGGGTTAAAAGCCCAGGAAGCAGGACTTCAACTGATGTTTGATCTACCCTGCACCCTGCCCACAGCACTTGTGGGAGACCCGCTTCGGCTTGGCCAGGTTCTGGTCAACCTTGGGAATAACGCCGTAAAATTTACACCCAAGGGGGAAGTTGTTATCTGCGTCAGCGTTTCAAAAGAGAATGAAAAGAGTGTTACCTTCCGATTTGCCATACGCGATACCGGCATCGGCATGACTGAAAAGCAGCAGAAAAAACTTTTCCAGCATTTCAGCCAGGCAGATACGTCCATTACCCGGAAATACGGTGGTGCCGGACTGGGACTGGCCATTTCAAAAAAATTAACAGAAATGATGGGTGGCAGGATATGGGTGGAAAGTGAGCCTGAGACGGGCAGTACATTTTTCTTTACCGCCTGTTTTGAAAAACAGCCCCAAGCCGCTCAACGGTTCTGCCCTATAAAAAAAGCGGCGCCATTACATATCCTGGTGGCGGACGGCAACGCCACGGCGCGGTCGATTTTTTTTGAAATGCTGACAGGCTTTGGTTTCACCGCTGATTTGGCGGAGTCACCGGAAGCCACTTCCCAATTTTTAAAACAACAAAATAACAACCGGCCTTACGATATAGCGATTATCGACTACGGCTTTTCCACTACCAGCGGCATCGAAATCGCGCGCACCATGCAGGCGAATGCATCCAGTATACACGCACCCTTGGTTATATTGCTATCAGCCTACAACAATGTAAACCTCATGCATGAGGCCAAGGATGTGGATATTATAAAAACCGTTTTGAACAAACCCGTCATGCCCTCCACCATGTTCGACAGCATCATACAAATAAAAGAAGGGAAAGTTCGCAGGGAAAGCCGATTGATGCGCCGGCAACACGAGATCATTGAGACGACAGCCCGGCTGAAAACCGCCAGGGTACTGATCGTGGAGGACAATGATATCAATCAGGATGTGGCTGCAGATTTACTAACCAATCATGGCATCGATTTCAAAATTGCCGAAAACGGACAGATCGCGTTGGAAATGCTTGAAAAAGATCATTTTGACGGAATACTCATGGACTGCCAGATGCCGGTGATGGATGGTTACACCGCCACCAGAAAAATCCGGGAAGACAAACGCTTCAAAGATCTGCCCATCATTGCCATGACCGCCAATGTCATGGCAGGAGATCGGGAAAAAACGTTAGCTGCCGGTATGAATGATCACATCGGCAAGCCAATTCGGGTCCAGGAACTTTTCAAGGCGCTGGATAAATGGATCAAACCAGCCATGTCAATGCAGCCGACACCATCAAAGGCAACGGAAAAAAACTTAGGCAACATCCCGGGAATAGACATCGCGGCAGGCATGGAGACGGTGCAAGACAACCAGGAACTCTATGTGAACCTATTACGCAAATTTTATGATCGTTACCATGACTTTGAAAAACAGTTTAATGCCGCCCGGCAGGAAAAAGATGAAACGGCGCCCATGAGATGCGCGCACACACTTAAAGGTGTCGCGGCCAATATCGGAGCCCATGGGATAAAGAAAAAAGCTGAGACCCTTGAATCCGCCTGCAACACGCATCATCTCGAGCAAGAGATCGACCAATTGCTTCATGACATCGTACAAGCGCTTTCCCCGATTATGCATAAAATAGCTAAGTTTACAGCCCCCCCCATCGCTCAAACCTCTCCCACTATCGATGAAACGTCTACCGCTGATTCTCTCATCCCGGAAAAGACCGTTCATGCCATTGAGAAGTTGCAATCGATGATTGATGAATCCGATATCGGGGCATTACAATTAGTCGCGGATGTGCAAAAAATGCCGGGAATGGAACAATATGCAAAAAGAATGAGTGCCGTTGCCGGCGCATTGGAGAATTACGATTTTGATCGTGCAAAACTACATATAGATAACCTTAATGAATCCGTAAAAAATCCAAACGAGGCTAAATAA
- a CDS encoding two-component system response regulator codes for MAKSADQPTILIVDDVPDNITVLTNILADYNLKAANSGAKALEIASRFRPDIILLDIMMPDMDGYAVCMRLKRDLHTKNIPVIFVTAMDEVTDEARGFELGAVDYITKPVNPPVVLARVKTHLKLYDQNKALEYLVHERTKELNKSRLEIIRRLGLAAEYKDNETGMHVIRMSYYCKVMAAAMGMSNKEVELILNASPMHDIGKIGIPDNILGKPGKLDAQERAIMEQHTEIGARIIGEHDNPLLDMARTVALTHHEKWDGTGYPRGVKGEKIPLVGRIVAVADVFDALVSKRPYKKAWPFEKAVAVIKEESGKHFDPEVVDVFITHLDEIIELAKLNADPD; via the coding sequence ATGGCAAAAAGCGCTGATCAACCTACGATTTTAATTGTGGATGATGTCCCGGACAACATTACGGTCCTGACCAATATACTGGCCGACTACAACCTGAAAGCAGCAAACAGCGGAGCCAAAGCCCTGGAAATCGCATCGCGTTTCAGACCGGATATTATTCTGCTGGACATCATGATGCCGGATATGGACGGCTATGCAGTCTGCATGCGCCTCAAGCGTGATCTTCATACCAAAAATATCCCTGTCATATTTGTGACTGCAATGGATGAAGTCACGGATGAGGCCCGGGGATTTGAACTGGGCGCTGTTGATTATATCACAAAACCCGTCAACCCGCCGGTTGTCCTGGCAAGGGTAAAAACACACCTGAAATTGTACGACCAGAACAAGGCACTGGAATATCTGGTTCATGAACGGACAAAAGAGCTTAACAAAAGCAGGCTTGAAATTATTCGCCGATTAGGCCTTGCGGCAGAATACAAAGATAATGAAACGGGCATGCATGTCATTCGTATGAGTTATTACTGCAAGGTCATGGCAGCGGCCATGGGTATGAGTAACAAAGAAGTTGAGTTGATATTAAACGCATCTCCTATGCACGATATCGGCAAAATCGGCATTCCGGACAATATCCTGGGCAAGCCGGGAAAGCTGGATGCCCAGGAAAGAGCGATCATGGAGCAGCACACGGAAATCGGCGCCCGGATCATAGGCGAACATGATAATCCGCTTTTGGATATGGCACGGACAGTGGCGTTGACCCACCACGAAAAATGGGACGGAACGGGCTATCCCCGGGGCGTTAAGGGCGAGAAGATTCCCCTTGTAGGACGCATCGTCGCTGTCGCGGATGTATTTGATGCCCTTGTCAGCAAACGGCCCTATAAAAAAGCGTGGCCCTTTGAAAAGGCTGTGGCCGTGATTAAAGAAGAATCGGGGAAACATTTTGATCCCGAGGTCGTGGACGTGTTTATTACGCATTTAGATGAAATCATCGAACTTGCCAAGTTAAATGCCGATCCCGATTAA